The window TTCTTAGAAGGGGCTCACCTCCTGTTATTCTTACTTTTTTTACGCCAAGCCTTGTGGATATTTTTACTATTCTGGTTATTTCCTCAAAGGTGAGTATCTCAGAACGCGGATAAAACTCATACTCTTGTCCTTCTGGCATGCAAAACTGACACCTAAAATTGCATCTATCCGTGACCGAAATCCTAAGGTCATGAAGTTCTCTTCCGTAAGCATCTTTAATCATGCTCCAAGCACCCACTGTCCTCTGCCGTCAGAAAACACCTCCTTTTTCCATATGGGAGCTCTCTTTTTCACCTCGTCCACCACATACCTGCACGCTTTGAAAGTCTCATCTCTGTGTCCACCAAAGACACAGACCAGAAATGAAGGCTCTCCTACCTTTACAACACCAAGTCTATGGTGAATAAATATCTCCTTTACTGAAAAGAGTTTAATGGCCTCCTCCCTTATCTCTTGCATAACTTTTATAGCCATCTCAGGAAAGGCTTCATAATGTAGTTCTTTTACATCGCCGTCTTCTGGAGCAGATCTTGCTATACCTAAAAAAATAACGCTTGCTCCACAATCCTGAGGAACACTGTAATGAGATAAAATTCTCTCTGCACCTATCCACTCTACACCTATATAAACATTGGGAACCATAACCTTAAATATATATACCAAATCGGGGTGAGGGGACTTGAACCCCTGACCTTCGGCTCCCGAAGCCGACGCTCTGCCACCTGAGCTACACCCCGTAACCATTTAATAAGTTTATAACTCTCTTTACTATGGTTTCCGCAGAGATCTGTTTTTGTGTAAACTCTATCTGTTCCTCTCTACCATCCGCATAGAGTATGTATCCCACGTGAAACTCCCTATCCATAACCTCCAAAGGGTTAGCTATTAGCATGTCAAGGTTTTTTCTTTTTAGTTTTTCCCAGCTGTTTTTCAAAAGATCCTTCTCCTCCTCAAGGGAAAAGCCTATTAAAAGCTTTCCTTTCTTGTCTTTTCCAAGCTCTTCAAGAATGTCTGGTGTTTTTACAAGCTCAAGGTTTATCCTTTCTGTTTTTTTAATTTTACCTGTATATCTCATAGCAGGAGTAAAGTCCGAAACAGCTGAATTCATAACAATTATGTCAGCCCAATCTCTTAGCTCCATCACTTTCTGGTACATATCCCGTGTGGATATGACTCTATATATCTCAACTTCTGGGGGTTCCTCAGCTGTGGTAAAACCTGCTATTACTTTTACATCCGCACCGTACCATCTGAAAGCGCTTGCTAAGGCAAATCCCATTTTACCGCTGGAGGAGTTAGATATAAAACGCACTTGGTCTATGTATTCCCTTGTGGCACCGCACGTGATGAGGACTTTTTTGTTCTTTAAAGGTTTTGGTCTTATTGCGTACTCTATCCAATCGAGAATTCTCTCTTCGCTTGCCAGCTTTCCCTGTCCTTCTTCTTCACAGACGAGTTTTCCCTCTTCTGGTTCTATGATAATGTGTCCCAAAGACTTCAGCTTGTTTATGTGTTCTTTTACAATGGGGTTTGTGTACATGGAAACATTGCCTGCTGGTGCTATTAGAAGCTTTCCAATATATGCAAGAACAGTGGATGTAAGAAGGTTATCACCTATCCCGAGAGCTATCTTGGATAGCGTGTTTATACTGCAGGGAGCTATAAGGAAAACATCGCACCATCTTGCGAGGTTTATGTGCGCCAAAGGGTCATCTTCCCATTGGGAATAAGCCTTATGACCGCTGAGAGCTTCAAAGGTAAGCTTGCTTATGAACTTTTCGGAAAAGGGGGTCATGATAACTCTGACTTGGTAGTTCTTTTTCCGCAGGGACCTTATAAGGTCGCAAACCTTATATATGGCAATGCTTGAAGATACGCCAATGAGAACTTTTGTCATTCAAAATAGTATTTTAACATCTCCTTTAGCTCACCTCTGAGTTCAAGCAAATACTCTATGGCTTCTCTTACTGCACCTTCCCCACCTTTGGCTTTTGTGATGTATAGGGCAGTTTCTTTTACCACCTTTGGTGCATCACAAACCACTATAGGAAAACCAACCCTACGAAGAATGGGAATATCTACATAGTCATCTCCTATAAAGGCAATCTCTTCACAGCTAAGATGATTTTTCTTTAAAATCTCTTCAAAAGCGGGTAGTTTTTCGTTGTGTCCCAAATATATCTCTTCAACTCCCAACTCTCTAAGCCTGTTTATAAG of the Hydrogenobacter hydrogenophilus genome contains:
- a CDS encoding molybdenum cofactor biosynthesis protein MoaE; this encodes MVPNVYIGVEWIGAERILSHYSVPQDCGASVIFLGIARSAPEDGDVKELHYEAFPEMAIKVMQEIREEAIKLFSVKEIFIHHRLGVVKVGEPSFLVCVFGGHRDETFKACRYVVDEVKKRAPIWKKEVFSDGRGQWVLGA
- a CDS encoding KdsC family phosphatase, with the protein product MDLTEKAKRVKMLLMDVDGVLTDGKLYYTQEGEEIKVFNVRDGLGIKLIQKAGIKTGVISGRNSKPLINRLRELGVEEIYLGHNEKLPAFEEILKKNHLSCEEIAFIGDDYVDIPILRRVGFPIVVCDAPKVVKETALYITKAKGGEGAVREAIEYLLELRGELKEMLKYYFE
- the coaBC gene encoding bifunctional phosphopantothenoylcysteine decarboxylase/phosphopantothenate--cysteine ligase CoaBC, which produces MTKVLIGVSSSIAIYKVCDLIRSLRKKNYQVRVIMTPFSEKFISKLTFEALSGHKAYSQWEDDPLAHINLARWCDVFLIAPCSINTLSKIALGIGDNLLTSTVLAYIGKLLIAPAGNVSMYTNPIVKEHINKLKSLGHIIIEPEEGKLVCEEEGQGKLASEERILDWIEYAIRPKPLKNKKVLITCGATREYIDQVRFISNSSSGKMGFALASAFRWYGADVKVIAGFTTAEEPPEVEIYRVISTRDMYQKVMELRDWADIIVMNSAVSDFTPAMRYTGKIKKTERINLELVKTPDILEELGKDKKGKLLIGFSLEEEKDLLKNSWEKLKRKNLDMLIANPLEVMDREFHVGYILYADGREEQIEFTQKQISAETIVKRVINLLNGYGV